From Staphylococcus delphini, one genomic window encodes:
- the hemW gene encoding radical SAM family heme chaperone HemW, whose translation MVAKSAYIHIPFCVKICTYCDFNKYFIQNQPVDQYLACLVEEMKQSKASQLETMFVGGGTPTALSESQLEYLLQAIQAQFDIKGEYTFEANPDELTEQKVALLKRYGVNRLSLGVQTFDDTLLQTLGRSHQKADIYQAIENARRHGIPSISLDLMYHLPGQSMQQFQESLEEALRLDIDHLSSYGLILEPQTQFYNQYRKGKLKMPNEDVGAEMYQYLMKRMKNSPLQQYEISNFAKKGHESVHNQVYWKNESYYGFGAGASGYIDGVRYTNVNPVNHYIKKIQQHELPRLTETTPTVKEQIEEEMFLGLRMNAGVDKAQFQKKYQQTIEDIYAKEIISLEGQNLIEQTDTHIALTEQGRIVGNAVFEAFIQV comes from the coding sequence ATGGTGGCAAAAAGTGCATATATTCATATTCCTTTTTGTGTAAAAATTTGTACGTATTGTGATTTTAATAAATATTTCATCCAAAATCAGCCTGTCGATCAATATTTGGCGTGCTTAGTTGAAGAGATGAAACAATCCAAAGCATCTCAGTTAGAGACGATGTTTGTCGGTGGTGGTACGCCTACCGCATTATCTGAATCCCAATTAGAATATTTATTACAAGCAATTCAAGCCCAGTTTGATATAAAAGGAGAATATACCTTTGAAGCGAATCCTGACGAACTGACAGAACAAAAAGTGGCGCTATTGAAACGATACGGTGTGAATCGACTCTCACTCGGCGTACAAACTTTTGACGATACTTTACTTCAAACATTAGGTCGCAGTCATCAAAAAGCTGATATTTATCAAGCGATAGAAAACGCACGTCGACATGGTATTCCATCCATTAGTTTAGATTTAATGTATCATTTGCCTGGTCAAAGTATGCAACAATTTCAAGAGAGTCTAGAGGAAGCACTTCGCCTTGATATCGACCATTTATCGAGTTATGGCTTAATTCTAGAACCTCAGACACAGTTTTATAATCAGTACCGTAAAGGGAAACTAAAAATGCCAAACGAAGATGTTGGTGCAGAAATGTATCAATATTTAATGAAGCGGATGAAAAATAGTCCATTGCAACAATACGAAATTTCTAACTTTGCTAAAAAAGGGCATGAATCTGTACACAATCAAGTCTATTGGAAAAATGAAAGTTATTATGGCTTTGGTGCAGGTGCAAGTGGTTATATTGATGGGGTACGTTATACAAATGTTAATCCGGTCAATCACTACATTAAAAAAATCCAACAACATGAACTGCCGCGTTTAACCGAAACAACGCCGACTGTCAAAGAACAAATTGAAGAAGAAATGTTTCTAGGATTAAGAATGAATGCCGGCGTTGATAAAGCACAGTTCCAAAAGAAATATCAACAAACGATTGAAGATATCTATGCAAAAGAAATTATCTCTTTGGAAGGTCAAAACCTCATTGAACAAACCGATACACATATCGCGTTAACGGAACAAGGAAGAATCGTTGGAAACGCGGTATTTGAGGCATTTATTCAAGTCTAA
- the hrcA gene encoding heat-inducible transcriptional repressor HrcA: protein MITPRQLKILTAIVEDYVDLGQPIGSNTLIQRHNVDVSPATIRNDMKTLEEKSLITKTHFSSGRIPSEAGFRLYANHLLEQPYNFEMQGSLDIHQMLVNHHYDLSSTLDTFAKVFSNQAHYTTLVIGPDHSKASILDVHLMKLNPHHLIVVMIDETGQVKHLHVTSDQPYADHSIIKVSNYLSEHMSRFFDGNDVQSIEVYRTLGFRAEEADLIVRILHMLHQYRNNQSTRVYLGGKHQLIEGLNESTVASIQPILKYIESDRIADVIHHMSDQLINVRIGTEIEQHLHGIAILSRSYQIDKDLTGHIAVIGPTAMHYHNVIQLLSRIS, encoded by the coding sequence ATGATTACGCCAAGGCAATTGAAGATTTTAACTGCAATTGTTGAAGATTATGTTGACTTAGGACAACCTATTGGATCTAACACATTAATACAAAGGCACAATGTAGATGTCAGTCCTGCGACGATTCGTAATGACATGAAGACACTAGAAGAAAAATCACTCATCACTAAAACACATTTTTCTTCTGGCCGAATCCCTTCAGAAGCAGGATTTAGACTGTATGCCAATCATTTGTTAGAACAACCCTATAATTTTGAAATGCAAGGTAGTCTTGATATTCATCAGATGTTAGTGAATCATCATTATGATCTATCATCGACATTAGACACCTTTGCAAAAGTGTTTTCAAATCAAGCACATTATACCACTCTTGTAATAGGACCTGATCATTCAAAGGCCTCTATACTGGATGTGCATTTGATGAAGTTAAATCCACACCATTTAATCGTAGTGATGATTGATGAGACGGGACAAGTGAAACATCTGCATGTGACAAGCGATCAACCCTATGCTGATCATTCGATTATTAAAGTTTCCAACTATCTATCCGAACATATGAGTCGATTTTTTGATGGCAATGATGTGCAATCGATAGAAGTGTATCGCACGTTAGGATTTCGTGCAGAAGAAGCAGACTTAATCGTCCGTATTTTACACATGCTCCATCAGTACCGTAACAATCAATCTACGCGTGTTTATTTAGGTGGTAAACATCAACTCATTGAAGGATTAAACGAGTCAACTGTAGCGTCCATACAACCTATATTGAAATATATTGAGTCCGATCGTATTGCTGATGTGATTCATCATATGTCTGACCAATTGATTAATGTACGTATTGGGACCGAGATTGAACAACATTTACACGGCATTGCGATATTAAGCCGTTCATATCAAATAGATAAAGATTTAACAGGTCATATTGCTGTTATTGGTCCTACTGCTATGCATTATCATAATGTGATACAATTGTTGAGTCGGATTTCATAA
- the grpE gene encoding nucleotide exchange factor GrpE, giving the protein MFKRNGGLKMSEEKDMRMDEEIKETESQETPETSEPEVEHEEVVVNQDSENENDASNDETQDPKDEEIASLKAEVDAKEEQYLRLYAEFENYKRRIQNEAQTQKKYQAQKVLTDVLPALDNFERALKIEGDDESFNALKKGVEMVYDSLLKALEDNGLEKIKTEGEQFDPNFHQAVMQDENPDFESGQITEELQAGYQLKDRVLRASMVKVNQ; this is encoded by the coding sequence ATGTTTAAACGTAATGGAGGTTTGAAAATGTCAGAGGAAAAAGACATGCGTATGGACGAAGAAATCAAAGAAACTGAGTCACAAGAAACACCAGAAACTTCAGAACCAGAAGTGGAACATGAAGAAGTTGTAGTAAATCAAGACTCTGAAAACGAAAATGATGCAAGTAATGATGAAACGCAAGATCCTAAAGATGAGGAAATCGCTTCTTTAAAAGCTGAAGTTGATGCGAAAGAAGAACAATATTTGCGTTTATATGCAGAATTTGAAAATTATAAAAGACGTATTCAAAACGAAGCGCAAACACAAAAGAAATATCAGGCACAAAAAGTACTCACTGATGTATTACCAGCACTTGATAATTTTGAACGTGCTCTAAAAATTGAAGGTGATGATGAATCATTTAACGCACTGAAAAAAGGTGTGGAAATGGTTTACGACAGCCTGTTAAAAGCACTAGAAGATAACGGATTAGAAAAAATCAAAACTGAAGGTGAACAGTTTGATCCAAATTTCCATCAAGCTGTCATGCAAGATGAAAATCCGGATTTTGAATCTGGACAAATAACCGAAGAATTGCAAGCTGGTTACCAATTGAAAGATAGAGTCTTACGTGCTTCAATGGTAAAAGTAAATCAATAA
- the dnaK gene encoding molecular chaperone DnaK yields the protein MSKVIGIDLGTTNSCVSVLEGDEPKVIQNPEGARTTPSVVAFKNGETQVGEVAKRQAITNPNTIQSIKRYMGTDHKENIDGKSYTPQEISAMILQNLKSTAESYLGEKVEKAVITVPAYFNDAERQATKDAGKIAGLEVERIINEPTAAALAYGLDKTDKDEKVLVFDLGGGTFDVSILELGDGVFEVLATAGDNKLGGDDFDQVIIDYLVQQFKSENGVDLSQDKMALQRLKDAAEKAKKDLSGVSSTQISLPFISAGEAGPLHLETTLSRAKFEELAYDLVQKTMGPTRQAMKDAGLSNADIDEVILVGGSTRIPAVQEAIKKEIGKEPNKGVNPDEVVAMGAAIQGGVITGDVKDVVLLDVTPLSLGIEIMGGRMNTLIERNTTIPTSKSQVYSTAADNQPAVDIHVLQGERPMASDNKTLGRFQLTDIPPAPRGVPQIEVTFDIDKNGIVNVTAKDLGTNKEQNITIESSSALSDEEIDRMVKDAEQNAEADKKRREEVDLRNDADQLVFQVDKTLKDLGDNVSEEDKKEAEAKKDELKTALEGSDIEDIKAKKEALEQVVQQLSMKVYEQAQQAAQQQGGANATQNDSTVEDADFKEVNDDDNQQK from the coding sequence ATGAGTAAAGTAATTGGAATTGACTTAGGTACAACAAACTCTTGCGTATCAGTATTAGAAGGTGACGAACCTAAAGTCATTCAAAACCCTGAAGGCGCTAGAACTACACCATCTGTTGTTGCATTTAAAAATGGTGAAACACAAGTTGGGGAAGTTGCGAAACGTCAAGCAATCACAAACCCTAATACAATCCAATCTATTAAACGTTATATGGGTACAGACCATAAAGAAAATATTGACGGTAAATCTTATACGCCTCAAGAAATTTCTGCAATGATTTTACAGAACTTAAAAAGCACTGCGGAAAGCTACTTAGGTGAAAAAGTTGAAAAAGCGGTTATTACAGTTCCTGCTTACTTCAATGATGCAGAACGTCAAGCGACTAAAGATGCGGGTAAAATCGCTGGTCTTGAAGTTGAACGTATCATCAACGAACCAACAGCTGCAGCATTAGCTTACGGTTTAGACAAAACTGACAAAGATGAAAAAGTACTTGTATTCGACCTTGGTGGCGGTACTTTCGACGTCTCTATCCTTGAATTAGGTGACGGTGTATTCGAAGTATTAGCGACTGCAGGTGACAATAAACTTGGTGGTGACGATTTTGACCAAGTGATTATTGATTACTTAGTACAACAATTCAAATCTGAAAATGGTGTCGACTTATCACAAGATAAAATGGCATTACAACGTTTAAAAGATGCTGCTGAAAAAGCGAAAAAAGACTTATCAGGTGTATCTTCAACACAAATTTCATTACCATTTATCTCAGCTGGTGAAGCAGGTCCATTACATTTAGAAACAACTTTAAGCCGTGCGAAATTTGAAGAATTAGCATATGATCTTGTACAAAAAACGATGGGACCTACACGTCAAGCAATGAAAGATGCTGGTCTTTCAAACGCTGACATTGATGAAGTCATTTTAGTTGGTGGTTCAACTCGTATTCCTGCAGTACAAGAAGCAATTAAAAAAGAAATCGGTAAAGAACCAAACAAAGGTGTAAACCCTGATGAAGTTGTTGCGATGGGTGCAGCAATCCAAGGTGGGGTAATCACTGGTGATGTGAAAGATGTTGTATTATTAGACGTAACACCACTTTCATTAGGTATCGAAATTATGGGTGGTCGTATGAATACGTTAATCGAAAGAAACACAACTATCCCAACATCTAAATCTCAAGTTTACTCAACAGCTGCAGATAACCAGCCAGCTGTAGACATTCACGTTTTACAAGGTGAACGTCCAATGGCTTCAGATAACAAAACATTAGGTCGTTTCCAATTAACTGATATTCCACCAGCACCACGTGGTGTACCTCAAATCGAAGTAACATTTGATATCGATAAAAACGGTATTGTAAATGTCACTGCAAAAGACTTAGGTACAAATAAAGAACAAAACATTACAATCGAATCATCTTCTGCATTATCTGATGAAGAAATCGATCGTATGGTGAAAGATGCTGAACAAAACGCTGAAGCAGATAAAAAACGTCGTGAAGAAGTAGATTTAAGAAACGATGCGGATCAACTTGTATTCCAAGTAGACAAAACATTGAAAGACTTAGGCGACAATGTGAGCGAAGAAGATAAAAAAGAAGCTGAAGCAAAAAAAGACGAATTAAAAACTGCATTAGAAGGTAGCGACATTGAAGACATTAAAGCGAAAAAAGAAGCTTTAGAACAAGTCGTACAACAATTATCAATGAAAGTTTATGAGCAAGCACAACAAGCTGCACAACAACAAGGTGGCGCGAATGCTACTCAAAACGATAGTACTGTTGAAGATGCAGATTTTAAAGAAGTAAACGACGACGACAATCAACAAAAATAG
- the dnaJ gene encoding molecular chaperone DnaJ: MAKRDYYEVLGVSKSASKDEIKKAYRKLSKKYHPDINKEEGSDEKFKEISEAYEVLSDENKRAQYDQFGHSGPQGGFGQGFGGQDFSGFGGGGFEDIFSQFFGGAQRQRDPNAPRRGDDLQYTMTVTFDEAVFGTKKEISIRKEVTCHTCDGEGAKPGTKKKTCSYCHGAGHVSVEQNTILGRVRTEKVCPECNGTGEEFEEPCPTCHGKGTELKNVKLEVTVPEGVDNDQQIRLAGQGGPGENGGPAGDLFVIFRVQPSDKFTREGDDILYNHNISFAQAALGDEVKIPTLKGHVMLTVPEGTQTGKQFRLKGKGIKNVHGYGYGDLFVNIRVQTPTGLNERQRELLKEFAEISGETVNEQPSNFKDKARRFFKGE, translated from the coding sequence TTGGCAAAACGAGATTATTACGAAGTCCTTGGCGTGTCTAAAAGCGCGAGTAAAGATGAAATCAAAAAAGCCTACCGTAAATTATCGAAAAAATACCATCCAGATATTAATAAAGAAGAAGGTTCAGACGAGAAGTTTAAAGAAATTTCTGAAGCCTATGAAGTATTAAGTGACGAAAATAAACGTGCGCAATACGATCAGTTTGGTCATAGCGGGCCTCAAGGTGGCTTCGGACAAGGATTTGGTGGTCAAGACTTCTCTGGATTCGGTGGCGGCGGCTTTGAAGATATCTTTAGCCAGTTCTTTGGCGGTGCACAACGTCAACGTGATCCTAATGCGCCACGTCGCGGTGACGATCTTCAATACACAATGACTGTCACTTTTGATGAAGCTGTATTCGGTACAAAGAAAGAAATTTCAATTCGAAAAGAAGTGACATGTCATACTTGTGATGGCGAAGGTGCTAAACCAGGTACTAAAAAGAAAACATGTTCATATTGTCATGGAGCAGGTCACGTTTCTGTCGAACAAAATACTATTTTAGGACGTGTGAGAACTGAAAAAGTTTGTCCCGAATGTAATGGGACTGGCGAAGAATTTGAAGAACCATGTCCAACATGTCACGGTAAAGGGACAGAATTAAAAAATGTTAAACTTGAAGTGACTGTGCCTGAAGGTGTCGATAATGATCAACAAATTCGTTTGGCAGGACAAGGGGGACCAGGTGAAAATGGCGGACCAGCTGGTGATCTTTTCGTGATTTTCCGTGTGCAACCATCTGATAAATTCACACGTGAAGGCGATGACATTTTATATAATCACAATATTAGCTTTGCACAAGCCGCATTAGGTGACGAAGTTAAAATTCCTACATTAAAAGGTCATGTCATGCTTACAGTGCCTGAGGGAACACAAACAGGTAAACAATTTAGACTTAAAGGTAAAGGGATTAAAAATGTCCACGGTTATGGCTATGGTGATTTATTTGTTAACATCCGTGTACAAACACCAACTGGCCTTAACGAGCGTCAACGTGAATTGTTAAAAGAATTTGCCGAAATATCTGGAGAAACAGTGAACGAACAACCTTCAAATTTTAAAGATAAAGCACGTCGTTTTTTTAAAGGAGAATAA
- the prmA gene encoding 50S ribosomal protein L11 methyltransferase, giving the protein MNWIELSVTVNQAAESIATEILQEAGSNGVAIEDSSEVSKIREDRFGEIFQLNPADYPEQHMIVKAYFNDLQYDETLKNSIFSQLQASPLIDLNVLTIEEKFVQESDWENEWKNYFHPFQASERFFIVPSWESVERDDTHLYIELDPGMAFGTGDHPTTSMCLKALEPVVKPEHRVIDVGTGSGILSIASYLLGAQSIKATDLDEMAVQVAKENFEKNHCLDAIETATGNLLTEETGQYDVVIANILAHIIEKMVQDAYDHLNPEGYFITSGIIEEKRESIQTLMEETGFTIKEVKNDEGWICIIGQKVN; this is encoded by the coding sequence ATGAATTGGATTGAACTTTCAGTAACTGTTAACCAAGCAGCAGAATCTATCGCCACTGAAATTTTACAAGAAGCAGGTTCGAACGGTGTTGCGATTGAAGACTCAAGTGAGGTTTCTAAAATTCGAGAAGATCGTTTTGGAGAAATTTTCCAACTTAATCCAGCTGACTATCCAGAGCAACATATGATTGTTAAAGCTTATTTTAATGATTTACAATATGACGAAACATTGAAAAACAGCATCTTTTCACAACTTCAAGCGTCACCCTTAATAGACCTTAATGTGTTGACGATAGAAGAAAAGTTCGTCCAAGAGTCTGATTGGGAAAATGAATGGAAAAATTACTTCCATCCATTTCAAGCATCTGAACGCTTTTTCATTGTGCCAAGTTGGGAATCTGTCGAGCGTGATGATACGCATCTCTACATTGAATTGGATCCAGGTATGGCCTTTGGTACTGGAGATCATCCAACAACAAGTATGTGTCTCAAGGCGCTTGAGCCGGTTGTCAAACCAGAGCACCGTGTCATTGATGTCGGCACAGGTTCAGGTATTTTAAGTATCGCTTCATATTTATTAGGGGCACAATCGATTAAAGCAACGGACTTAGATGAAATGGCTGTCCAAGTTGCAAAAGAAAACTTTGAGAAGAATCATTGTTTAGACGCGATTGAAACAGCAACAGGTAATTTACTGACAGAAGAAACAGGTCAATATGATGTCGTCATTGCTAACATTTTAGCGCACATCATTGAAAAAATGGTTCAAGATGCATACGATCATTTAAATCCTGAAGGCTACTTTATCACTTCTGGTATTATTGAAGAGAAACGTGAATCTATTCAAACATTAATGGAAGAAACAGGGTTCACAATTAAAGAAGTTAAAAACGATGAAGGATGGATTTGTATCATCGGTCAGAAGGTGAATTAA
- a CDS encoding 16S rRNA (uracil(1498)-N(3))-methyltransferase, with protein sequence MQRYFLNENAEQHQRFFITNSNDIHHIKSVMRQNVGDALIMNFLNAVTYRCKIINIEAQRITIETVERIEVETELPLNITICSGLIKGDKYEWLLQKATELGATSFITTQMDRSVVKLNQQKAAKKVERWQKIVKEAAEQSYRQVVPQVEFVSNLHEIYDMISQYDYVLMAYEAAAKQNERALFKQQLRQFKHGSHVLLLFGPEGGFSESETALFEDVAQSVGLGPRILRAETAPLYALSAISYEIELMG encoded by the coding sequence ATGCAAAGATACTTTTTAAATGAAAACGCTGAGCAACATCAGCGTTTTTTTATCACTAATAGTAATGATATACATCATATTAAAAGTGTGATGAGACAAAACGTTGGTGACGCACTCATTATGAATTTTTTAAATGCCGTCACGTATCGCTGCAAAATTATTAATATTGAAGCACAACGTATTACGATTGAAACTGTGGAACGTATAGAAGTAGAAACGGAGCTCCCTTTGAATATCACAATTTGTAGCGGTTTAATTAAAGGTGATAAATACGAATGGTTGCTACAAAAAGCGACTGAACTCGGAGCGACATCGTTCATCACTACACAAATGGATCGTTCTGTCGTAAAACTGAATCAACAAAAAGCGGCCAAAAAGGTAGAACGTTGGCAAAAAATAGTGAAAGAAGCGGCTGAACAGAGTTATCGTCAAGTCGTGCCTCAAGTGGAATTTGTCTCGAATTTACACGAAATATATGATATGATTAGTCAATATGATTATGTACTTATGGCATATGAAGCGGCGGCCAAACAAAATGAACGCGCTCTTTTTAAGCAACAATTACGTCAATTCAAACACGGGTCCCATGTATTATTATTATTTGGCCCAGAAGGTGGTTTTTCTGAGAGTGAAACCGCTCTTTTTGAAGATGTTGCACAAAGTGTAGGGCTAGGACCTCGTATTTTACGTGCTGAAACGGCGCCACTTTATGCATTAAGTGCCATAAGCTACGAAATAGAATTAATGGGGTGA
- the mtaB gene encoding tRNA (N(6)-L-threonylcarbamoyladenosine(37)-C(2))-methylthiotransferase MtaB — MSTVAFHTLGCKVNHYETEAIWQLFKDAEYNRVDFEQNADVFVINTCTVTNTGDKKSRQIIRRAIRQNPDAVICVTGCYAQTSSAEIMEIPGVDIVVGTQDRHKLLDYIDTYQDERQPINGVSNIMKNRTYEELDVPYFTDRTRASLKIQEGCNNFCTFCIIPWARGLMRSRDPQKVIEQATQLVNSGYKEIVLTGIHTGGYGQDLKDYNLAQLLRDLETVDGLERIRISSIEASQLTDEVIEVLQQSQKVVRHLHIPLQSGSDSVLKRMRRKYSMAHFSERIQKLHAALPGLAVTSDVIVGFPGETESEFQETYDFIVNHHFSELHVFPYSPRIGTPAARMDDQIDEEIKNERVHKLIELSNQLAKTYASKFENDVLEVIPEEKGSKDGVLVGYADNYMKVEFAGDESLIGQICKVKVTQAGYPTNQGTLLRVVEHATNASENEKVLS, encoded by the coding sequence ATGTCTACAGTTGCCTTTCATACATTAGGTTGTAAAGTAAACCATTATGAAACTGAAGCAATTTGGCAGTTATTTAAAGATGCAGAATATAACCGTGTAGATTTCGAACAAAATGCGGACGTATTCGTGATTAATACATGTACAGTAACCAATACGGGTGATAAAAAGAGTCGTCAAATCATTCGACGTGCGATTCGACAAAATCCTGATGCAGTGATTTGTGTGACAGGATGTTATGCACAAACGTCATCAGCTGAAATTATGGAAATTCCTGGTGTCGATATTGTTGTCGGTACGCAAGATCGCCATAAATTATTAGATTACATCGATACGTATCAAGACGAACGTCAACCGATCAACGGTGTGAGCAATATTATGAAAAATCGTACATACGAAGAGTTGGATGTACCATATTTTACAGATCGAACACGTGCATCGCTTAAAATTCAAGAAGGTTGTAACAACTTCTGTACGTTCTGTATTATTCCTTGGGCACGTGGTTTAATGCGTTCAAGAGACCCACAAAAGGTGATTGAACAAGCAACACAACTCGTGAACTCAGGGTATAAAGAAATTGTGCTCACTGGTATTCATACTGGCGGCTACGGTCAAGACTTGAAAGACTACAACCTCGCACAATTGTTAAGAGATCTAGAAACAGTAGATGGTTTAGAACGTATTCGTATTTCTTCAATCGAAGCGAGCCAATTAACGGATGAAGTGATTGAAGTATTGCAACAGTCACAAAAAGTAGTACGTCATTTACACATTCCACTTCAATCGGGCTCAGACAGTGTGCTTAAACGTATGCGCCGTAAATATTCAATGGCTCATTTTTCTGAGCGTATCCAAAAATTACATGCTGCGTTACCTGGTTTAGCCGTTACAAGCGATGTCATTGTTGGTTTCCCAGGTGAGACTGAATCAGAATTTCAAGAAACGTATGATTTTATCGTTAACCATCACTTTTCTGAATTACACGTCTTTCCATATTCACCACGAATTGGTACACCAGCCGCACGTATGGATGATCAAATTGATGAAGAAATTAAAAATGAACGTGTCCATAAATTGATTGAATTGAGCAATCAACTTGCTAAAACTTATGCGTCAAAATTTGAAAATGATGTATTAGAAGTCATTCCTGAAGAAAAAGGTTCAAAAGACGGCGTACTCGTTGGCTATGCAGATAACTATATGAAAGTTGAATTTGCAGGAGACGAATCACTTATTGGACAAATTTGCAAAGTGAAAGTGACACAAGCCGGTTATCCAACCAATCAAGGGACATTATTACGTGTCGTTGAACATGCGACAAATGCTTCAGAAAATGAAAAGGTTTTAAGTTAG